From the genome of Isachenkonia alkalipeptolytica, one region includes:
- a CDS encoding peptide chain release factor 3: MDKNFIKEINKRRTFAIISHPDAGKTTLTEKFLLYGGAIRLAGSVKSRKTQKHAVSDWMEIEKQRGISVTSSVMQFNYDGACINILDTPGHQDFSEDTYRTLTAADSAVMVIDCAKGVEPQTKKLFRVCKDRNIPIFTFINKLDRAGKDPFELMEEIEKVLGIQSYPMNWPIGTDGDFKGVYNRQKKRIELYQDGDHGQNIAKIVSKDLDDEGLADILGADYYQRLKDEVELLDMAGDDFDHDKVQNGELTPLFFGSAMTNFGVEPFLESFLKLTYKPEARNSNQGLIPPEDPNFSGFIFKIQANMNPAHRDRLAFIRICSGKFEKGMSVYNSRTGKKIRLAQPQQFLAQDREIVDTAYPGDIIGLHDPGLFKISDTLSEADPSLKYEKIPVFPPEHFSKIIPKNSMKRKQFLKGIQQLAEEGAIQVFKRPNIGIEEYIVGVVGVLQFQVLEYRLKNEYSVDIIMESMPHRYIRWIEMEGYDPDRFNATMDSMLVEDHEGNPAIILQNEWSIGKIEDRNTGVVLKDIYKKDLD, translated from the coding sequence ATGGATAAAAATTTTATAAAAGAAATCAATAAACGAAGAACCTTTGCAATCATTTCCCACCCCGATGCGGGAAAAACCACACTGACGGAAAAGTTTCTCCTTTACGGAGGAGCCATCCGGTTAGCCGGGTCTGTAAAGTCGAGAAAAACCCAAAAACATGCGGTTTCTGACTGGATGGAAATTGAAAAGCAGCGGGGGATCTCGGTGACCTCCAGTGTGATGCAGTTCAATTATGATGGTGCCTGTATCAATATTTTGGATACTCCCGGCCACCAGGATTTCTCGGAGGATACTTACCGAACCCTAACCGCGGCAGACAGTGCGGTAATGGTCATTGACTGCGCCAAAGGGGTGGAACCTCAAACAAAGAAGCTATTTCGGGTTTGTAAGGACCGAAACATTCCGATTTTTACCTTTATCAACAAACTGGACCGGGCGGGGAAGGACCCCTTCGAACTGATGGAAGAGATCGAAAAGGTCCTTGGAATTCAGTCCTACCCCATGAACTGGCCCATCGGTACCGACGGAGATTTCAAAGGGGTGTACAATCGACAGAAAAAACGGATTGAGCTGTACCAGGACGGGGATCATGGACAGAACATCGCAAAGATTGTCAGCAAGGACCTTGACGACGAGGGACTGGCGGATATCCTCGGCGCCGATTACTATCAACGCCTGAAGGATGAAGTGGAGCTCTTGGACATGGCAGGGGATGATTTTGATCATGATAAGGTGCAAAACGGGGAGTTGACCCCTCTGTTTTTCGGAAGTGCCATGACCAATTTCGGTGTGGAGCCTTTTTTGGAATCCTTTTTAAAACTGACCTATAAACCGGAGGCAAGGAACAGTAATCAGGGGTTGATTCCTCCGGAGGATCCGAATTTTTCCGGGTTCATTTTCAAAATCCAGGCGAACATGAATCCCGCCCATCGGGACCGCCTGGCCTTTATTCGAATCTGTTCCGGAAAGTTTGAAAAGGGCATGTCCGTATACAATTCAAGAACCGGGAAGAAAATTCGTCTGGCTCAGCCCCAACAGTTTCTTGCCCAGGACCGGGAGATCGTGGACACCGCCTATCCCGGAGATATTATCGGTCTCCATGATCCCGGACTGTTTAAGATCAGCGATACTTTGTCGGAGGCGGACCCTTCTTTGAAATATGAAAAAATACCGGTGTTCCCGCCGGAGCATTTTTCGAAAATCATTCCGAAGAATTCCATGAAACGTAAACAGTTCTTAAAAGGAATTCAGCAGTTAGCCGAGGAAGGGGCGATCCAGGTCTTTAAGAGACCGAATATCGGTATTGAGGAGTACATCGTTGGTGTAGTAGGGGTACTGCAATTTCAGGTACTGGAATACCGACTGAAAAATGAGTACAGTGTGGATATCATTATGGAAAGTATGCCTCACCGCTACATTCGATGGATCGAAATGGAGGGCTATGATCCCGACCGCTTTAATGCCACCATGGATAGTATGTTAGTGGAAGATCATGAGGGAAATCCCGCCATCATCCTGCAAAATGAATGGTCCATTGGAAAAATCGAAGACCGGAATACCGGTGTGGTGTTAAAGGATATTTATAAAAAGGATTTAGACTAG
- a CDS encoding phosphoglycerate dehydrogenase, which produces MKALFTYDYGEKKMQSIKNLGYEIIFRKERDLVYDEELEDVEALICYSPFSTLDIGKMKNLKWIQLSSIGIDQVPLEKVKDQGILLTNNKGGYSIPMGEFIVMKILELFKNSKTFYHQQQQKQWKMDTSLIELYNKRVSFIGTGSIAVEGAKRLQGFGVEITGVNTRGRDVEYFHKCYPIKDLYEVLKHSDVVVLTIPYTDETHHLIDDGALAAMNPKAYLINVSRGSVVEEPALIEHLKQESIQGAALDVVEEEPLREDSPLWDFANVIITPHNSWVSEMRNQRRFDTIYENAEKFSRGETLKNLVNLDKGY; this is translated from the coding sequence ATGAAAGCACTGTTTACTTACGACTATGGAGAAAAGAAGATGCAGAGTATTAAAAATCTCGGTTACGAGATTATATTCCGGAAGGAGCGGGACCTGGTATATGATGAAGAATTAGAGGACGTGGAAGCGCTGATCTGCTACAGTCCCTTTTCCACCTTGGATATTGGAAAGATGAAAAATCTTAAATGGATTCAACTATCCAGTATTGGAATCGATCAGGTGCCTTTGGAAAAGGTGAAGGATCAGGGGATTCTACTGACCAACAACAAAGGGGGATACAGTATTCCCATGGGAGAGTTCATCGTGATGAAAATTCTGGAGCTCTTTAAGAACAGTAAGACTTTTTATCATCAACAGCAACAGAAGCAGTGGAAAATGGATACGTCCCTGATAGAGCTTTATAATAAGCGGGTAAGCTTCATCGGAACCGGAAGTATTGCCGTGGAAGGGGCTAAACGACTTCAAGGATTCGGCGTGGAAATTACCGGGGTCAATACCCGGGGACGGGACGTGGAGTACTTTCATAAATGCTATCCCATAAAAGATCTCTACGAGGTGTTAAAGCACAGCGACGTGGTTGTGCTGACCATTCCCTATACCGATGAGACCCATCATTTAATCGATGATGGGGCCTTAGCGGCTATGAATCCCAAGGCCTATCTAATCAATGTTTCCAGAGGAAGTGTTGTGGAAGAGCCGGCGTTGATTGAGCATCTGAAGCAGGAGTCCATCCAAGGGGCGGCCTTGGATGTGGTGGAGGAAGAACCCTTGAGGGAAGACAGTCCCCTGTGGGATTTTGCAAACGTAATCATTACCCCCCATAATTCCTGGGTTTCGGAAATGCGGAATCAGCGGAGATTTGATACGATTTATGAGAATGCGGAGAAATTCAGCAGAGGGGAAACCTTAAAAAACCTGGTGAACTTGGATAAGGGTTATTAG
- the acpS gene encoding holo-ACP synthase: protein MVRGIGIDIIEIHRIERAIKKNPKFIHRILTEQEVDYITENQKSTITVAGYFAAKEAVSKALGTGLRGFSWKDVEIHKDSNHRPFAVLHNGAKEQLEIMGATEIWLSISHSKKDAVAQAIISKGGSYD from the coding sequence ATGGTTAGAGGTATTGGAATTGATATCATTGAAATTCATCGAATTGAAAGAGCCATAAAGAAAAATCCGAAGTTTATACATCGTATCCTGACCGAACAAGAAGTGGACTACATAACAGAAAACCAAAAGTCTACAATTACGGTAGCCGGCTATTTTGCCGCTAAAGAAGCCGTAAGCAAAGCTTTGGGCACCGGACTACGGGGTTTTAGCTGGAAGGATGTCGAAATACATAAAGACAGCAATCACCGGCCCTTTGCAGTTCTTCATAACGGAGCAAAGGAACAATTGGAAATCATGGGGGCCACGGAGATTTGGCTCAGTATTTCCCACAGTAAAAAAGACGCTGTTGCTCAGGCAATAATCAGCAAAGGAGGATCTTATGATTAA
- a CDS encoding complex I subunit 5 family protein → MDIISRGIIQVWMPASIVLFIVLELLIIPSIGDKERKIRRNVVKVFVLLTTIFMILIFNEVQRAPVVYEIGNVFGMGAIFRIDMLNYVFIILTGIVWLALGIYSLEDINYVFYTLTYFAIIGTLMAGDLLSFFLFFEAMTFISYALMVYHRGEDQLEAGKVYIYMGIIGGLSILSGILMLSAYTGSFEWSPLAVQFSEMGPIKYIIAAFLIGGFGIKAGMVPFHFWMPKVYEGGPISVVALSSGILIKIGAYGILRVVSVVFSVTDSARLSSVELLWQVSRNIGAVVIWIGIITMVVGVFMALQQGNMKRMLAYHSVSQMGYMIMGIGVAGYLGYEGAMGFAGAVFHMINHAFFKVILFMVAGLVFLRTREWNMYKLGGLWKKMPLTALLCLIAVFGITGMPGFNGFASKSVLHHAIDEAYLYGHEVFRYAELLFVIVSAGTVCSFLKFFGYIFLGDLAPEYEKIEGDHYRMNGAMGILAFFVIAIGLNPSFFFEGYLIPAASSFTYSPEFIQSYLVGLEFFGADEIVDFLGVYIIGFGMFVVGVKFHLFSLPLPKWINAERFIYKPVTVVCEKFPNFCVQQFEKRIIFGDVVIYAVLLTVILGMLIVFGI, encoded by the coding sequence TTGGATATTATTTCAAGAGGAATCATTCAAGTATGGATGCCTGCATCGATTGTCCTTTTTATTGTTCTGGAATTACTGATAATTCCGTCAATAGGAGATAAGGAACGAAAAATTCGACGAAATGTGGTAAAAGTTTTTGTACTCCTCACCACGATTTTTATGATTCTGATCTTCAATGAAGTCCAACGGGCCCCTGTGGTCTATGAAATCGGAAATGTATTCGGTATGGGAGCCATATTTCGTATTGATATGCTCAACTACGTATTTATTATTTTAACGGGAATTGTATGGTTGGCCCTGGGGATTTACAGTTTGGAAGACATCAACTATGTTTTCTACACCTTAACCTACTTTGCTATTATCGGAACCCTGATGGCTGGCGACCTTTTGAGCTTTTTCCTATTCTTTGAGGCCATGACCTTTATTTCCTATGCCTTGATGGTTTATCACAGGGGGGAAGACCAGTTAGAGGCGGGAAAAGTTTATATTTACATGGGAATTATCGGAGGGCTATCCATACTAAGCGGAATTTTAATGCTCTCCGCCTATACGGGAAGCTTTGAATGGAGCCCCCTCGCCGTACAGTTTAGCGAAATGGGACCGATCAAATATATTATTGCAGCTTTCTTAATTGGAGGTTTCGGTATCAAAGCGGGGATGGTACCCTTTCATTTCTGGATGCCTAAGGTGTACGAAGGTGGACCGATTTCTGTGGTGGCACTATCTTCCGGGATTCTGATCAAGATCGGTGCCTACGGAATTCTTCGGGTGGTCTCCGTGGTATTTTCCGTTACGGACAGTGCCCGACTCAGCTCAGTGGAACTTTTATGGCAGGTCTCAAGAAACATTGGCGCTGTGGTTATTTGGATCGGAATCATAACTATGGTGGTAGGCGTTTTTATGGCCCTGCAGCAGGGTAATATGAAACGGATGCTGGCTTATCACAGTGTGAGTCAAATGGGTTATATGATCATGGGAATAGGAGTTGCAGGATATTTAGGTTATGAAGGAGCTATGGGCTTTGCCGGTGCCGTCTTCCATATGATCAATCACGCCTTCTTTAAGGTGATTCTCTTTATGGTGGCAGGATTGGTATTCCTTCGTACTCGGGAATGGAACATGTACAAGCTCGGGGGTCTTTGGAAAAAGATGCCTCTTACTGCCCTACTGTGTTTAATAGCGGTCTTTGGTATTACTGGGATGCCAGGCTTTAATGGTTTTGCCAGCAAGTCCGTGCTTCACCATGCCATTGATGAGGCCTATCTCTACGGTCATGAGGTTTTTCGTTATGCAGAGCTCCTTTTTGTCATTGTCAGTGCGGGAACCGTATGCTCTTTCCTCAAGTTCTTCGGATACATCTTCCTGGGAGACCTTGCCCCTGAATATGAAAAAATTGAGGGAGACCATTATCGTATGAATGGGGCCATGGGAATTCTTGCCTTCTTTGTGATCGCCATCGGTCTAAATCCTTCCTTTTTCTTCGAGGGTTACTTGATTCCTGCGGCAAGCAGCTTTACCTACAGCCCGGAGTTTATTCAAAGTTATTTAGTGGGGCTGGAGTTTTTCGGGGCTGATGAAATTGTAGACTTCCTGGGAGTTTATATTATCGGATTCGGTATGTTTGTAGTGGGTGTGAAATTTCATTTATTCAGTCTGCCGTTGCCGAAATGGATTAATGCGGAACGTTTCATATATAAACCGGTTACTGTGGTGTGTGAAAAGTTCCCTAATTTTTGCGTGCAACAATTTGAAAAACGGATTATTTTTGGAGATGTGGTCATTTACGCCGTTTTATTAACGGTGATTTTAGGAATGTTAATTGTTTTTGGAATTTAA
- a CDS encoding coiled-coil domain-containing protein: MINFIKNKAFEKTHKIEIDEKILDPKNIKQFFNESKCHQTIKTYGNQRTKKLQGELYNKEKEIRDMEGKLQKKYEDKDQLINRIIALSHEINSEDRGSLTKELEKAKIDIENVKEEIEKFKSDLEEKQILLKDIQKKLYKVMAEISYTRFLHERQKLSKVQKNIRGLRKKLDGMRTEKEGIEEKLNDLYHMLHGVMGHQQMEQMDLTFLKDFSEEEEEVKDNG, from the coding sequence ATGATAAATTTTATAAAAAATAAAGCTTTCGAAAAAACCCATAAAATTGAGATTGATGAAAAAATTCTGGACCCGAAAAACATCAAACAATTTTTTAATGAATCTAAATGCCATCAAACCATTAAAACCTATGGAAATCAAAGGACGAAAAAACTCCAGGGGGAATTGTACAACAAAGAAAAAGAGATTCGGGATATGGAAGGCAAACTGCAAAAGAAATATGAGGATAAAGATCAACTGATTAACCGAATTATTGCCCTTTCTCATGAAATCAATTCCGAAGACAGGGGATCCTTGACCAAGGAATTGGAAAAAGCAAAAATAGACATTGAGAATGTGAAAGAAGAAATCGAAAAATTTAAAAGTGATTTGGAAGAAAAACAGATTTTACTAAAAGACATCCAAAAAAAACTCTATAAAGTGATGGCGGAAATTTCTTACACCCGATTTTTACACGAGCGACAAAAACTTTCCAAGGTTCAAAAAAATATCAGGGGCCTACGAAAAAAACTGGACGGTATGCGGACAGAAAAAGAGGGGATTGAAGAAAAGCTGAATGATTTATACCACATGCTTCATGGAGTTATGGGCCATCAACAGATGGAGCAAATGGACCTGACTTTTTTAAAGGACTTCAGTGAAGAAGAAGAAGAGGTGAAGGATAATGGTTAG
- a CDS encoding CopG family transcriptional regulator gives MPNSKKIIVHLPPSIVEDADRLAKIENLDRSEFLTRAVRSYIQEKCFGEKLCNIKAGYEEMASINTALAELGMSLDLPFLEEYEGKISESD, from the coding sequence ATGCCCAATTCTAAGAAGATCATCGTGCATTTACCCCCATCAATCGTTGAAGATGCTGATCGCCTGGCAAAAATCGAGAATTTGGATCGAAGTGAATTTTTAACCAGAGCTGTTCGATCTTATATTCAAGAAAAGTGCTTTGGAGAAAAACTCTGCAACATCAAGGCGGGTTACGAGGAAATGGCAAGCATTAATACTGCCCTGGCAGAGCTGGGTATGAGCTTAGATTTGCCTTTTTTGGAAGAATATGAAGGCAAGATATCGGAGAGTGATTAA
- a CDS encoding type II toxin-antitoxin system PemK/MazF family toxin — protein MAIKRGDMFYADLSPVRGSEQGGVRPVLIIQNNIGNKYSPTVIVAAITSKINKGKLPTHVELDTGHYKIPKNSVILLEQIRTIDKTRLEEKIGTLDDRTMAKVNRALSISLGILSEY, from the coding sequence GTGGCAATTAAAAGAGGAGATATGTTTTATGCAGATCTTAGCCCTGTAAGGGGGTCGGAACAAGGTGGGGTTCGGCCGGTGCTGATTATTCAAAACAACATCGGAAATAAATACAGCCCCACGGTCATTGTTGCGGCCATAACGTCGAAAATCAACAAGGGGAAGCTACCCACCCATGTGGAGCTGGACACTGGCCATTATAAAATTCCCAAAAATTCCGTGATTTTACTGGAACAGATTCGAACCATCGATAAAACACGATTGGAAGAAAAAATCGGAACCCTGGACGATCGAACCATGGCCAAGGTCAACCGGGCCCTATCCATCAGCTTAGGGATTTTATCAGAGTATTAA
- a CDS encoding HD domain-containing protein, whose translation MLYRIKQFFRGVFAKVTPEEQVFLKAYLTKGEALLFRRLRVGEQRHSLNIAYDCLKEAPKNRILIKAALLHDVGKINSNLTLVHKALVVVITKLPIPKRMLPKFLQKALYYKQQHPALGAELLNNVGTEASVVFLTRHHHRDFSTNPIPLKAYPKLGEGFNENSLGDLLKTLELLQKIDEKN comes from the coding sequence ATGCTCTATCGAATCAAGCAGTTTTTCCGGGGGGTGTTTGCCAAGGTCACCCCGGAGGAGCAAGTCTTTCTAAAAGCCTATTTAACCAAGGGAGAAGCCCTTCTCTTTCGCCGTCTCCGGGTAGGGGAACAGCGCCACAGTCTTAATATCGCCTATGATTGTTTGAAGGAAGCCCCTAAGAACCGGATTTTAATCAAAGCCGCCCTGCTCCATGATGTGGGGAAAATCAACAGCAATCTGACATTGGTCCACAAAGCCTTGGTGGTGGTGATTACGAAACTTCCAATCCCCAAAAGAATGTTACCGAAGTTCTTACAGAAAGCTTTGTATTATAAGCAGCAGCACCCGGCTCTGGGAGCTGAGCTCCTTAACAATGTAGGAACTGAGGCTTCCGTGGTCTTTCTGACCCGGCATCATCATCGGGACTTTTCAACAAATCCGATTCCCCTCAAGGCCTACCCAAAACTTGGAGAAGGATTTAACGAAAACTCCCTTGGAGATCTATTGAAAACCCTGGAGCTGTTGCAAAAAATCGACGAAAAAAATTAA
- a CDS encoding transketolase family protein, whose amino-acid sequence MSKMMATREGYGKALVELGKENEKVVVLDADLSKSTKTAGFGETYPDRFFNVGVAEQNLIGLAAGLSTTGKIPFASSFAMFASGRAFEIIRNSIGYPRLNVKICATHSGITVGEDGASHQALEDIACMRTIPNMTVIVPSDGVEAMTAVKKIAEFDGPVYLRLGRSGVPVINDHENYDFEIGKGITLKEGGDLTIIAAGLMVHEALKAAEKLEEKGVEARVLNLHTIKPIDRDIIIKAAEETGAVITAEEHNIIGGLGSAVAEVLSENMPVPLKRIGVEDTFGESGKPAELLEKYGLTDEKIFKTAIEILAR is encoded by the coding sequence ATGAGTAAAATGATGGCCACAAGAGAAGGATACGGAAAAGCCTTAGTAGAACTGGGAAAAGAAAATGAGAAAGTGGTGGTCCTTGACGCAGACCTTTCAAAGTCCACAAAAACTGCAGGTTTTGGAGAAACTTATCCGGATCGGTTTTTTAACGTGGGGGTGGCGGAGCAGAATCTGATCGGATTGGCTGCGGGACTGTCCACCACGGGGAAAATCCCCTTTGCCAGTTCCTTTGCCATGTTTGCCTCGGGAAGAGCCTTTGAGATCATTCGAAACTCCATCGGTTATCCGAGACTGAATGTTAAAATCTGCGCCACCCATTCAGGGATCACCGTAGGGGAAGACGGCGCTTCTCATCAGGCCTTGGAGGACATCGCCTGCATGCGGACCATCCCCAATATGACGGTCATCGTTCCCTCGGACGGAGTGGAAGCCATGACCGCGGTTAAAAAAATTGCGGAGTTTGACGGTCCGGTTTACTTACGACTGGGACGTTCCGGGGTACCGGTGATCAACGATCATGAAAACTATGACTTTGAAATCGGAAAGGGCATTACCCTAAAAGAGGGGGGCGATCTTACCATTATCGCTGCGGGCCTAATGGTCCATGAAGCCTTAAAAGCCGCGGAAAAGTTGGAGGAAAAAGGGGTAGAGGCAAGAGTTCTAAACCTTCATACCATCAAGCCCATTGACCGGGACATAATCATTAAGGCTGCTGAGGAAACCGGAGCCGTAATCACCGCTGAGGAACATAATATCATCGGAGGTCTGGGATCCGCCGTGGCGGAAGTTTTATCGGAAAACATGCCCGTACCCTTAAAACGCATCGGCGTGGAGGATACCTTCGGAGAGTCGGGGAAACCGGCGGAATTATTGGAGAAATACGGTCTGACCGATGAGAAAATTTTCAAGACCGCTATAGAGATCCTGGCCCGTTAA
- a CDS encoding YitT family protein yields the protein MIQNNKYRLLVEYLAIALGSGLLAFSLVFFLEPNTIAPGGVTGFAILIQKLFGIPIDFTNLAVNVPLFIAGIMILGKAFGAKTAYATIMLSVFIRFFYVFFGEIAVTDDLLLAAIYGGVISGVGLGIVFRFGGTTGGTDLGGAILNKFFPNFSTAKMMMVLDLLVVVAAGLVERRIETSLYSIIALYILVKLIDFIVEGLSYAKAFYIISKDPEVMGKKITQELHRGVTALSGKGVYTGSNRDVLLCVVNRAQVAKLKRIVHEVDPKAFMMVSTIHEVLGEGFKEVK from the coding sequence ATGATTCAAAACAATAAGTATCGCCTACTTGTGGAGTATCTCGCCATAGCCCTTGGCTCAGGTCTACTGGCTTTTTCTTTGGTGTTTTTTTTAGAGCCCAATACCATTGCCCCGGGAGGGGTGACGGGTTTTGCCATTCTGATACAGAAACTTTTCGGCATTCCCATTGACTTTACCAACCTGGCGGTAAATGTCCCCCTATTTATTGCGGGGATTATGATTTTAGGGAAAGCCTTCGGTGCTAAAACTGCCTATGCCACCATTATGTTGTCGGTATTTATCAGGTTCTTCTATGTGTTCTTCGGAGAAATCGCTGTAACCGACGACTTGCTACTAGCGGCGATTTACGGCGGGGTAATCTCCGGAGTAGGGCTCGGTATTGTTTTTCGCTTTGGAGGAACCACGGGGGGGACGGACCTTGGAGGAGCCATTCTGAATAAATTTTTTCCGAATTTTAGTACGGCAAAAATGATGATGGTTTTGGACCTTCTGGTCGTGGTAGCCGCAGGATTGGTGGAAAGAAGAATTGAGACGTCCCTGTACTCCATTATCGCCCTGTATATTTTGGTAAAACTCATTGATTTTATTGTAGAGGGCCTAAGCTATGCCAAAGCCTTTTATATTATCTCCAAGGATCCTGAGGTCATGGGAAAAAAGATAACCCAGGAATTACATCGGGGGGTTACGGCTCTGTCGGGGAAAGGGGTATACACCGGATCCAACCGGGATGTACTTCTGTGCGTGGTCAACCGGGCCCAAGTGGCAAAGTTAAAGCGCATTGTCCATGAAGTGGATCCTAAGGCCTTTATGATGGTCAGCACCATCCATGAGGTGCTGGGAGAAGGATTCAAAGAGGTGAAGTAG
- a CDS encoding transketolase, giving the protein MKIMNQEMLQQKATTLRRDIVEMLYKAGSGHPGGSLSAVEIVSALYFQEMNVDVKNPEWRDRDRFVLSKGHAAPVLYAALAEKGFFPKSQLWELRKIGSILQGHPEMKNISGVDMSTGSLGQGFSTAVGMALGLRTDNSGSRVFALLGDGELQEGIVWEAAMAAPHYKLDNLTAFVDYNGLQIDGPNEEVMGVHPVTDKFKAFGWNVLTVDGHDFKGILEALAIAKTTKDKPTMIVARTVKGKGVSFMEDQAGWHGKAPNKEERDQAMTELGGLDHE; this is encoded by the coding sequence ATGAAAATCATGAATCAGGAAATGCTTCAACAAAAGGCCACAACCCTTCGTAGGGACATTGTGGAAATGCTATATAAAGCGGGATCCGGTCACCCCGGGGGCTCCCTGTCCGCCGTGGAGATTGTCAGTGCTTTGTATTTTCAGGAAATGAATGTGGATGTGAAGAATCCCGAATGGAGGGATCGAGATCGGTTTGTGCTCTCTAAGGGCCATGCTGCGCCGGTACTGTATGCGGCCTTGGCGGAAAAAGGTTTTTTTCCGAAAAGTCAGCTCTGGGAGCTTCGAAAAATCGGAAGCATACTCCAGGGACATCCGGAGATGAAAAACATTTCCGGAGTGGATATGTCCACAGGTTCTTTAGGACAGGGATTTTCCACGGCTGTAGGAATGGCTTTAGGGCTGAGAACCGACAACTCCGGCAGCCGGGTTTTTGCCCTTCTGGGAGACGGCGAACTGCAGGAAGGAATTGTCTGGGAGGCGGCTATGGCGGCCCCTCACTATAAACTGGATAACCTTACGGCCTTTGTGGATTATAACGGACTGCAAATTGACGGACCCAATGAAGAAGTTATGGGAGTACACCCGGTTACGGATAAGTTTAAAGCCTTCGGGTGGAACGTATTGACTGTTGACGGTCACGATTTCAAGGGAATTTTAGAAGCTTTGGCTATTGCTAAAACAACGAAGGATAAACCCACAATGATCGTTGCCAGAACCGTAAAAGGAAAAGGCGTCTCCTTTATGGAAGATCAGGCGGGATGGCACGGCAAAGCTCCGAACAAAGAAGAACGGGATCAGGCAATGACAGAGTTGGGAGGGTTGGATCATGAGTAA
- the alr gene encoding alanine racemase, which produces MINKENLRPLWAEINLDHLSHNMKEVKRNINKDTLACAVIKADGYGHGAVEIAETLVKSGADRFAVATLTEAVELRKSGITLPIMVLGYTPETQFETITKYNITQTIYTYEQGKCFNEKALERGEKITVHIKVDTGMSRLGFQTHEQDQKKMIRILGMKGLIVEGIYTHFAIADDAKKDFTYLQFEKFQLLVKKLEAEGFNIPIKHVSNSAAIIDLPEMNLDMVRAGLMLYGLYPSKDVDHRRIKLKKVLELKAEIALVKDLEKGRGVSYGLIYETRETRRIATLPVGYADGFTRLLTEKAKVMLKGKAYPIVGRICMDQSMVDITGEEANIGDVVTVISSNDEDPNTADDFADLLGTINYEIVCMISRRVPRVYLMKGEVWAITDHLLTRQS; this is translated from the coding sequence ATGATTAATAAAGAGAATCTACGGCCCCTATGGGCGGAAATTAATTTGGACCATTTATCTCACAATATGAAAGAGGTTAAACGAAACATTAATAAAGATACCTTAGCCTGTGCGGTAATCAAAGCGGATGGTTATGGACATGGGGCAGTAGAGATCGCCGAAACACTGGTAAAATCTGGTGCTGACCGGTTCGCCGTGGCCACCCTGACGGAAGCTGTGGAACTGCGAAAATCGGGAATAACGCTTCCTATTATGGTGCTGGGATATACTCCGGAAACTCAGTTTGAGACAATTACCAAGTATAACATCACCCAAACCATATATACCTATGAACAAGGAAAGTGCTTCAATGAAAAAGCTTTGGAGCGGGGAGAAAAAATAACAGTGCACATCAAAGTGGATACCGGTATGTCCCGACTGGGTTTTCAAACCCATGAGCAGGATCAGAAGAAAATGATAAGAATCCTAGGTATGAAAGGGTTGATAGTGGAGGGGATTTATACTCATTTTGCCATAGCCGATGATGCTAAAAAAGATTTTACCTATTTACAGTTTGAAAAATTTCAGCTTTTAGTGAAAAAACTGGAAGCCGAAGGGTTCAATATACCGATTAAGCATGTATCGAATTCCGCTGCAATTATTGATCTTCCCGAGATGAATCTGGACATGGTCCGCGCGGGACTGATGCTCTACGGTCTTTATCCTTCGAAGGATGTGGACCATCGGAGAATCAAGCTAAAAAAGGTACTGGAGTTAAAAGCGGAAATTGCGTTGGTAAAGGACTTGGAAAAGGGTCGCGGAGTCAGTTACGGCCTCATATATGAAACCCGGGAAACCCGACGGATTGCCACCCTTCCCGTGGGCTATGCAGACGGTTTTACAAGGCTGCTGACGGAAAAAGCCAAGGTGATGCTAAAAGGGAAGGCCTATCCCATTGTTGGAAGAATCTGTATGGATCAGTCCATGGTGGATATCACCGGTGAAGAGGCCAATATAGGAGACGTGGTTACTGTCATTAGTAGCAACGATGAAGATCCCAATACCGCGGATGATTTTGCGGATTTACTGGGCACCATAAATTATGAAATTGTTTGTATGATCAGTCGAAGGGTTCCTAGGGTTTATTTAATGAAAGGAGAAGTATGGGCAATTACCGATCACTTGTTGACACGACAATCTTAA